Genomic segment of Xanthomonas sp. DAR 35659:
GGAACGCTTCGCCACCGCGCTGGGCTTCGTGTTCCAGAAGGTGCCCGGCAAGCATTTCCAGGAAAACCCCAACGACTACAGCATGGACCACTCCGCAGCGATCGCCGTGCTCGACCCGCAGGGTCGCCAGACCGGGCTGATCCGCCCGCCGTTCGATGCGGCCGCGATCGCCGCCGACCTGCAGGCGCTGACCAAGGCCACCGCGCCATGAGCCTGCTGACCACGCTGACCTACGTCCTGCCGCACCGGCTGCTGTCGTCGCTGGCGCGGCGCCTGGCCTACTCGTCGCGACCCGGGCTGAAGCAGTGGCTGATCGACACCGTGGTGCGCCGCTTCGGCGTGAACCTAGCCGAGGCCGCCGAGCCCGATCCGCGCGCCTATCCGACCTTCAATGCCTTCTTCACCCGCGCGCTGCAGCCCGGCGCGCGCCTCGCCGATCCAGATCCGCAGGCGCTGCTGATGCCGGCCGACGGCCGCATCAGCCAGCTCGGCCGGATCGAGGACGGACGCATCTTCCAGGCCAAGGGCCAGTCGTTCACCGCCGCCGAGCTGCTCGGCGACGACGCGGCCGCGGCGCCGTTCGCCAACGGCCTGTACGCCACGGTGTATCTGTCCCCGCGCGACTACCACCGCGTGCACATGCCCTGGACCGGCACCCTGCGCGAGACCGTGCACGTGCCGGGCCGGCTGTTCAGCGTCGGCACCGACGCGGTGCGCAACGTACCGCGCCTGTTCGCGCGCAACGAGCGCCTGGTCTGCCATTTCGACACCGACTTCGGCCCGATGGTCTCGGTGATGGTCGGCGCGCTGCTGGTGTCCGGGGTGGAGACGGTGTGGAGCGGCGTGGAGATCCCGCGCTACGGCGACCGCATCACCCGCAAGGATTGGCGCGGCAAGGGCATCGTGCTGGAGCGGTTCGCGGAGATGGCGCGCTTCAACTACGGCTCGACCGTGATCGTGCTGTTGCCGCCGGGCGTGGCCGCGTTCGATCCGGCGCTGGCCGCGGAATCGCCGGTGCGGCTGGGCCAGGCACTGGCGCGTCTGGTGCGCTGAGGCGTGCAGGGCCGCGTTGCGGCCCTTTGTGGGGAGTGCAGTTATGGGAGGGACTTCGGTCCCGACGCATGGACGGTGAGGTGCGGCCAACCTGTCGTTGACGACGGGAACGCCGCACACCCAACACTGCGGCCGCCGCACCCTCATCCGGCGCTACGCGTCACCTTCTCCCGGAAGGAGAAGGGATGGGATCGCGCCTGCGTCTTGCCGCTGATGGTGAAGCACAGCCCCCTACTGTAGGAGGGACTTCAGTCCCGACGCATTGACGGTGAAGGGCCGCAGGCTCTCAATGCATGGCCGAAACGCCATCCATCCGACACTGCAGCCGCCGCACCCTCATCCGGCGCTGCGCGCCACCTTCTCCCGGGAGAGAAGGCGTGCACGGCCTTATTTCTCGCAGCCCACCAGCTTCAGCGACTGGCCCGGCTTCAGCGCATAGCCCGGGGCGCGCAGGCCGTTGGCCTTGGCCAGTTCCTTCACCTCGCAGTCGTGGCGGTCGGCGATCCGGCCCAGGGTGTCGCCCTTGGCCACGCGGTAGCTGCGCACCTGCTTCTGCTTGGGCTTGGCCGGCGCCGGCCGGCCGGTGGCCACCGTGGTCGGCACGCCGGCAACCGGGCTGACATCGCCCACCGCCACGTTGCCGGTGAGGTCGGCCGCCGGCGTGCTGCTGCGGATCGCGGCGTTGACGTCGGCGGTGATCAGCGCGCGCGCCAGGTCGGCGCGCGGGCCGCTGACGCAGTAGCGGTTGTACAGCCCGACGATCTTGGTCGTGGCGTTGATGGTCACCCCGGCCGGGATCCAGCCATCGGGTTCGTAGCGCGGGTTGAGGTTGCGCAGCGCGCGCATGTAGCCGTCGCGGGTGCCATCGCTGCCCAGGCAGATGGTCAGTTCGTAGATCGTGGTCGACTTGGCCAGGCGCAGCGTGGCCGGCTGCGCGTTGATCTTCGGGAACGCCACACCGTACTGCTGCGGGTGCAGGAAGATCCAGGCCGCGGCAATCACCATCGGCACGTAGTCCTTGGTCTCGGCCGGGAACTGGTTGTACACCTGGGCATCCCAGAAACTGCGCCCCTGCATCTGGTTGAACACGCGCGCCGCGCGGCCCTCGCCGCCGTTGTAGCCGGCCAGCGACAGCTCGATGCTGCGATTGAGCTCGGCCATGCGCTCGTTGATGTACACCGCGCTGGCCTCGGCGGCGCTGCGCGCGTCGTAGCGGGTATCGAAGCCGGTACCGTCCGGACCCAGCCCGAAGCGGCGCCCGGTGGCGGGCATGAACTGCATCAGCCCGGCGGCGCCAACCCGCGAATTGGCATGCACGCGGCCGTTGGATTCCTTGGCGATGATGCCGAACAGCAGCGCTTCCGGAAGGCCGCGTTTTTCCCATTCCGGCCACATGATCGCGCGCAGGTTCTGGTAGTTCTCGTAGCTGTTCA
This window contains:
- the asd gene encoding archaetidylserine decarboxylase (Phosphatidylserine decarboxylase is synthesized as a single chain precursor. Generation of the pyruvoyl active site from a Ser is coupled to cleavage of a Gly-Ser bond between the larger (beta) and smaller (alpha chains). It is an integral membrane protein.), giving the protein MSLLTTLTYVLPHRLLSSLARRLAYSSRPGLKQWLIDTVVRRFGVNLAEAAEPDPRAYPTFNAFFTRALQPGARLADPDPQALLMPADGRISQLGRIEDGRIFQAKGQSFTAAELLGDDAAAAPFANGLYATVYLSPRDYHRVHMPWTGTLRETVHVPGRLFSVGTDAVRNVPRLFARNERLVCHFDTDFGPMVSVMVGALLVSGVETVWSGVEIPRYGDRITRKDWRGKGIVLERFAEMARFNYGSTVIVLLPPGVAAFDPALAAESPVRLGQALARLVR
- a CDS encoding transglycosylase SLT domain-containing protein → MLPSFRITHGWPAVAALALACAAPTAHAERVSARDKAAIAVLDQRLAAAEKRYNDAMVLVGNSDPKGSQESDAALEDIEDVVDACIKQRGCQVGTYLGAYKRLLKAKADAQGAATDADAVDDGAAPLQADPDHISPLAADVPEAARAASLLNDQRHAFDAMVEYNPAVQAGIRRWLTDMRPSLMNSYENYQNLRAIMWPEWEKRGLPEALLFGIIAKESNGRVHANSRVGAAGLMQFMPATGRRFGLGPDGTGFDTRYDARSAAEASAVYINERMAELNRSIELSLAGYNGGEGRAARVFNQMQGRSFWDAQVYNQFPAETKDYVPMVIAAAWIFLHPQQYGVAFPKINAQPATLRLAKSTTIYELTICLGSDGTRDGYMRALRNLNPRYEPDGWIPAGVTINATTKIVGLYNRYCVSGPRADLARALITADVNAAIRSSTPAADLTGNVAVGDVSPVAGVPTTVATGRPAPAKPKQKQVRSYRVAKGDTLGRIADRHDCEVKELAKANGLRAPGYALKPGQSLKLVGCEK